In Jaculus jaculus isolate mJacJac1 chromosome 23, mJacJac1.mat.Y.cur, whole genome shotgun sequence, the following proteins share a genomic window:
- the LOC123456481 gene encoding C-type lectin domain family 2 member F-like: MLEAPSPGELQEKEDEADLKSEAMIVQSRHSPLVMARKMIVIWTLVCGGLILILWETVQFLHKFEIKNDFRNKTCLENLKLCPHGWKQVRKNCFFQSEEEDSLIRQLHGSSYWIGLNKHKSHKIWTWADESPLNQWYHVPDHGDCAFTHQKGLDSANYLDLKKFICSRLRYCP, from the exons ATGCTGGAAGCGCCCTCTCCTGGAGAGCTGCAGGAGAAGGAAGACGAGGCTGACTTGAAAAGCGAGGCAATGATCGTGCAGTCCAGGCACAGCCCGCTCGTAA tggcaaggaaaatgatagtCATCTGGACTTTGGTTTGTGGAGGCCTCATTTTAATTCTTTGGGAGACTGTACAATTTCTCCATAAGT TTGAAATTAAAAATGACTTTAGAAACAAGACGTGCTTAGAAAATCTAAAGTTATGCCCCCATGGCTGGAAGCAAGTGAGAAAGAATTGCTTCTTTCAATCTGAAGAAGAA GATTCTTTGATACGTCAGCTGCATGGCTCTTCTTACTGGATTGGACTGAACAAACACAAGTCACACAAAATCTGGACATGGGCAGATGAAAGTCCGCTGAACCAGTG GTACCACGTGCCAGACCATGGTGACTGCGCCTTCACACATCAAAAAGGATTAGACAGTGCTAAttatcttgatttaaaaaaattcatttgcagcaggttaAGATACTGCCCTTAA